ACTCATGTGGGAGAATCAGCAAAGCATCCTTTATTGTGCGAAAGGTGCGTTTCTGCCTTAGCTGGTGAATTCTAATTTTTGCTTTGTAGGAAGCTTTTTGGCTTCTTGAGCAGTGAATTTGATTAACTTAACCCCTTTCCATATTGGAGAGGGGTTTAAATATTTGTGGTTTTGGGAAAAGTCAGGCGATCGCGATAACTAGCAGATAATATAGCTATGTTTCGCGTTCTGATCTCAAATAGAAGTGCGATCCCCATCTCTGTTATCTTCCATCACCCAGAAATTCAGCAAAAATCTGGCAGAAATTCACAAATAATTATGATTAATGCCATAAATCTCATCAATTTTTGCTTTTATTGCTTTAATTTTGAATTTTCCCAGCATTAGTAAATTAACGTATTGATTTGCATAAGTATTTATCTGCTTATTCAAGTTAAAAAGAAAAGCGATCGCTATTTCAAAATTGCGCTCAGTGAAATACTTAAGAAAGCCTTAAGTATTTCTATATTTCTATCTCAGGTGTAAGTAAATAAATAGAATAGTGGGTGAAATATGGAGATACACGTAAATTTTTTAGGAGCTATTAAAATGCAGAATTTCCGTCTTAACTCCACAATTTCTAAATCATGGATTCCTGAAAATCGGACAAAAAAGCTGACAGGTTTAATAGAATGGTGCAAAATTGTTCATGCCTGTATAGAATCTGGGCAGATAGATGATGCGAAGATTTTTTTAGAGCAAGCAATTCATGAAGCTGAAATGCCAAGTAGAGAATAAATTAATTTATATCGGCATCAGGTCAAACTGGAAATGCTAAACAGACTCAATATACTTACGAAATACGAACAATGAAGGAGCCAGAATATTTTTCTGACTCCTTTTGATTAGAAGAATATACAAGAAGACTATTCACTTTGACTGAGTAGATTATGATTACAAAAAAACTATTGAGAATTCAGAAATCACCTCTCCTCTAACCCCTCTCCGACGCAGAGAGGGGCAAGATTTGGGTATGTATGAGTTCAATTATTTTCAAAATTACGCAAAGACCTGAAAACACGTAAATTCTTCCGCTTATTCTTTTGATGACTGATTAAATAATTATCAGCGTAACGAAAAGCTGCTGCACAATCGTAAGCCGCGATCGCTACAGCTTGCAAAAAAACCTGAATGGGAATTTCAAAGCTAGAAATTCTTTCTGTTAGCATTAATAATTCCCCATCTGTTGCAGGAATAGCAGTTTCTTCTGCCCATTCTGGTTCATTAAAAATGTCTTCAATTAGCGCCTTGGACATTTTGCACCTCCCCAAAAGCATAAGAAGCAAAGCCTGCGATGAAATTTAACTGTTCTTCACGAGTTTGCAAGTTAACAGGTAGTTCAGCACTAGGAAATCCTAGTTCATTTAAAATATCCAAACAGTAAGCACTGGTTTGACTGTAAGAAGCTTGCTCCCATTTATGAGCTACTTCTTTTGCCATTTCCAGATTGACTCTAATAAATCTCATCGCAGGGCTAGTCATAAGTTGCACCCTAATAAACTGGATATTGGCAGTTTTGATCAGAACCCCAATTCAACGTAACCGTGATTTTGCTGAATTTATGAAGATGGCCAATTTGAATATCAGCGCATTTGCGTAATTAGCAAATGAGAGAATACGGAGATGATTAAGAATAAACAAAGACTTGTAATCACACCCGTACGTAAACACAGAGAGTATCTACTGACTAATTTGCACTTCTTCCGCAACGCGTTTGAGGCGACGCAGTTGGGCTTGCATATCTTCCTTTGTCCAAGATGCAGCAAAATTGTTGAATCCCCAACTAACGAGGGGGTTAGGAATAGTGAACTCGAAACGATTGACTAAGCGTGTTCCCTTTTCTACTGGTTGACATTCCCAGCGATCGCGTCCTTGAAAAAATCCTTGAAATTCCCAAACGACTAAACCCGGTTGTCGTTCTACCACAATGCTTTTCAAAGTTGGTTTAACTAGGGGAATTTGAATTATAAAGCGACTTTCACTACCTATATCTGTACTCCAAATCTCACCCACTGGTTCGCAGCGTAGCACAGGATTCAGCCAGCGAGACATCAGCGCTAAATCCGTAATACAGCGCTCGACAACCGCTGCTGTGGCATTAATTTGAATTGATTGTTCAAAAACTTGGGTCATGCCAATTAGTAATCCTGTTGCTGCCCTTAGATTAACTTAAAATTGGCTGTTGTCTGCAAGCTACATTTATGTGACAAAAAACCTGTTCTTACTCAAGCAAAATCCCATTGAAAATACAAAATATTTTTTTATTTGTAACAAATTAGCCTATCTATCAATTGCCTATATATATTTACTGGTAAATTGTTACGCAAAATCCGCGTAAACTTACTAGAGTGTAATTTTGCATCATCAAATCTACTCTACTGAGTTGACAAGTATTTTTAACGAACACATAAGCTAAATTCCAAAAAACCATGAACACAACTTGGCCAGGGATATCCCGGTTGATAGACATGGGTTTGTCGATAAAGGGACAGCAATTTTTAGGACAATCGCCCAATCTGCCATTAGATCAACCGAGTGTAAACCAAGGAATTGCAGAACTCCAAGGAATTGGACAACAAGTAATTCTGTATACACCAAGATTGCTAGGGGCAGTGGCAATTTTGTTAGTAGGTTTACTGATTGCTGCCAGCATTGCCGCAGTGACGCGCGGTATCTTGAATCGCACGAACATTGATAATCGTATTGCAGCAGGGGTGACGGGACGCAGAGATGTTCCCCAGGTAGAGAAGTTAATCTCTAGTTTGGTCTTTTGGAGCATTATCTTACTAACAGTAGTGGCTGTCTTACAAGCACTAGGACTAGAGGTAGCTTCTCGACCACTCAATAGTTTTCTTGATCAACTGATTGGCTTTTTGCCAAAAGTGGTAGGTGCAGGAATTCTGTTAGGAGTTGCTTGGGTTTTAGCCAGTATTGTCAAAATTGTTACTTTGCGGGGATTGCAAGCATTCAAGCTAGATGAGCGTTTAAATCAAGACTCGCCCGAAGATAGTATTAGTCTCGATCGCATTTCTTTGAGTGAAACGATCGCCAGTGCTTTATATTGGTTTATCTTTTTACTATTTCTTGCCCCAGTTCTCGATACTCTGGGACTGCGGCAAGCTCTTTTACCAGTACAAGCACTGATTACCGAAATTCTCTCAATTCTCCCCAATATTTTGGCAGCAATTTTAATTGCGGTATTGGGATGGTTTTTAGCTAATATTGTCCGACGGATTGTGACTAATCTTTTAGCCACAACTGGCGTAGATTATTTAGGTAGTCGGTTTGGGCTTTCCTCAGCAATGGGCGCACAGTCTTTATCGACAATTATCGGCACAATTGTCTATGTTTTAATTTTGATTCCTGTGGCGATCGCCGCCTTGAATGCTTTAAAAATTGAGGCGATATCTGTACCAGCAATTACCATGCTGCAACAGATTTTAAATAGTTTGCCAGCTATTTTTACAGCCGCAGCAATTTTAATTATTGCCTTTTTTGTTGGGCGCTTTGTTGGAGATTTAGTTACTAGTATTTTGACTAGTTTAGGCTTTAACAATATTTTTGCGGTGCTTGGTTTGCCATCACCTGCTAGGCAAGAAGTCTATACCGAAACACAACCACTAGCACCACTCCGCACACCCTCAGAAATTGCTGGCATTATTACTTTAGTCGGCATTATGCTATTTGCCACAGTGGCAGCCGTGAATATTTTAAATATTCCTGCCCTGACAACATTGGTAACTGGCATTTTAATTATTTTGGGGCGGATTTTATCGGGATTAATTGTGTTTGCCGTCGGATTATTTCTGGCAAATCTAGCTTTTAGCTTGATTTGCAGTTCCGGCGATCGCCAAGCTAAAATCTTAGCTCAAGTAGCGAGAATTTCCATTATTACTTTAGTTTCGGCAATGGCATTACAACAAATTGGTGTTGCCAGCGATATAGTCAATTTAGCATTTGGTTTATTGCTAGGTGCGATCGCTGTAGCTATTGCTCTGGCTTTTGGTCTGGGCGGCCGCGATATTGCTCGCGAACAAGTTAAAGAGTGGTTGGATTCTTTTAAAAGTAAGAGCTAAATTCACCAATTGAAAAACCCGCTTGCAGGCATGGATCACCATCTTGGGCGGGTTTTAAAATGCAATTATTGTGATCGTGTTACACAAGGGTCAAATCAGGATACTCTGCTAACAAATCATCGGAAGTTAAGGTATCACCTTCAGCTTGAGGAGTCCACAAAACTTCAATAGCTAACAGTTGCTCACCTGGAATACTCCCAATTTGCCGCAAAGCTTGACGCAAGCTTTCTGTAGAGTTGATAGCGGGAGTTTCTAATTTACCTAAAGTGGCCGCCAACAAGGTAACGATAATATATTCTCCAGGGCCTTCACTAATTAGCTTCGTTGGGTTGTCCAGTTCACCACTAGCAGGTAAAGCTTCTTTAGCAAGAGCCGCTTTAAGTTGGTTATTGACGTTAGAAAGGGTTTCTTCGCTAAATTTGCTGCGTTCTGCTAATGCTAAACGGTTGAACTGACTTTCAGCAGAGCTTAACTTAGCTTGTTGTGTACCACCGCCTGCATATACCCAATATTCTGGATGGCGGAGTAAAGCGAGACTAGTTTCTTGCAGTACTGCGGCTCTACCTTCGGGTGAGTTGGTATCAGCAATTTCAGCAATTTTGTTGAGTTCTGGTTGCAAATCACGGGCTTGAGCTAACAAACCAACTTGCAAACGAGTTACAGAAACATTGGGGTTGCTGTTATAACCAACGTCTTCTATTCCGTCACTGTTAGAACGGCGGAAACTTTGGACAAGAAAGTTAGCGATCGCAATAAAAATTAAAATCGAAAACAGACCGCCAAATCCCCCACCAAAACCCCACAAAGGTAGTAGGAAAGGAAAGCCAAATCCACCACCAGGATAGTATCCACCACCACCAGGAGGTGCGTAAGTACGCGGTGTATAGGTACGGCCGCTAGAAGGCATTCTAAAAGAACCGCCGCCAATACGACCGCCACTGCGGGCAGCTAATGCGCCGTCAGCATGACCCAGTGCTAAAGCTAAAACTAGGCTGAGGACAAAGAACGTTTTTAACAGCGGTTTGATGGTTTGTTGTATTTTTTTACGCATAACACAGTCGCTTGAAAAATTTTATTGCTGATATTGCATCCTAAGCTGGTAGGATTTTTGCGGTATGTAGCTGATGCCAGCCCGCGACTAGTAAGCGAGTATTTAATTGGCAGTAGCTTTTTGTAACATCATTAACTGTTGCTACATCTTCAATTTACCGCGACTTATCCCAGGTACACAGCAGACGGAGGGGGGATTTCTGTAGTAGATTACCGTACCTTGGAACTTATGCTGGATAGTAGGAACTTTGGGATCAATTAAGAATTGCCGTCAAATCAGGCTAAAGGTGGACGGCCGAATTTAATTCTCCAGTTAAGATAATCTACTGCGATCGCACAGATTTTCAATTGAATTATTTGTAACGAAGACTATACTTATGCTCACACCATCAACACAACAAATCTCTTTGTCAGGTTCACTGGCTAAATATCTATAGTTGTGATTGAAAAACTCTGTGGCATTTTGGCTCATTATCAGCGATAATCTCAGCTAAACTATCACATAGCATAGATTTTTCTGACTTTCTGTAGCTTCTGGGAGCAATTTTTTTGGCTATTGCCTGAAGAGAAATTGTCTAAATAGAGTCAATTGTTACCAAAATCTATAATTAACAAACACTTCACACAAATAACAAGCCAATCTCTATTTTTAATGTTTTAAAATATTTTTTAAGGCTTGTTAATACATTCACTCAAAACCAACAGAATTGAGAATAATGTTTCTCACAGCCTGGAACGAGAGAGTGGTAATTTGGAATGCCAATATCTTGTATAAGTCTAATTTAATTAAAGTTTGTAAACACCACTTTGACAAAAGTTATAGCTATTTAACGTTGATGTCCATCCAAATTTTAAATTTAGCTCAACGATAAATCAGCAAACATTAGGTTACAGAATACCAAAATTGTCAAGTACAAACTGCTACAAGTAGATGATACTGCGTTTCTTCCAATCTCGTTTAGCTAAAATATACTTAAAGGGAAAATTAGACACATAACTCATAATTTACCCAATGGCAAGATAGAAATAAATTGAGATTCCACATATAGTGGAAATAACAACAAGATTAAGCAGAATTATCAAAGCAAATTTGTTACCAAAACAACTTACAGTAGTGGTTTTCACCTTGTTCAACTTCAGTAAGTTATTGGTGATTATAACTGCTGTTAAGCAATCAATTGTGCTGAGATATTCAGAATGAGGATAAATCTGGCTGACATTAATCTTAAAAAGCAAGAGCGCTTAGGAGTTGGGGAATATCATCGGTTAGAGCTAACTTATAAGCGGCTTTTTTACTTAACTTTAGTATGCAAAATCACAAACTTTTTTACTTAAAGTTACCAAAGTTAACATGGAACATATTTCTCAACTCACAACAAACATTAGAGAAAAAACATCATGTCCCGATATTTTAGTTATATCTCGTCTATTCTTACCAAAAGAAGCGGTTATTAGTG
This window of the Nostoc sp. HK-01 genome carries:
- a CDS encoding TM helix repeat-containing protein; amino-acid sequence: MNTTWPGISRLIDMGLSIKGQQFLGQSPNLPLDQPSVNQGIAELQGIGQQVILYTPRLLGAVAILLVGLLIAASIAAVTRGILNRTNIDNRIAAGVTGRRDVPQVEKLISSLVFWSIILLTVVAVLQALGLEVASRPLNSFLDQLIGFLPKVVGAGILLGVAWVLASIVKIVTLRGLQAFKLDERLNQDSPEDSISLDRISLSETIASALYWFIFLLFLAPVLDTLGLRQALLPVQALITEILSILPNILAAILIAVLGWFLANIVRRIVTNLLATTGVDYLGSRFGLSSAMGAQSLSTIIGTIVYVLILIPVAIAALNALKIEAISVPAITMLQQILNSLPAIFTAAAILIIAFFVGRFVGDLVTSILTSLGFNNIFAVLGLPSPARQEVYTETQPLAPLRTPSEIAGIITLVGIMLFATVAAVNILNIPALTTLVTGILIILGRILSGLIVFAVGLFLANLAFSLICSSGDRQAKILAQVARISIITLVSAMALQQIGVASDIVNLAFGLLLGAIAVAIALAFGLGGRDIAREQVKEWLDSFKSKS